The following are encoded in a window of Actinomyces oris genomic DNA:
- a CDS encoding PadR family transcriptional regulator, giving the protein MISADAIRGYIDLIVLSLLKRQPSYAYDLAKTITEVSDGEYTIKQTTLYTALKRLESTGLAASYSGVSDSGKSRTYYRLTSEGTTHLTAKVAEWEDTKTLVDRFAKGSH; this is encoded by the coding sequence ATGATTAGCGCAGACGCCATTCGCGGCTACATCGACCTCATCGTCCTGTCCCTGCTCAAGCGACAGCCGTCCTACGCCTACGATCTGGCCAAGACCATCACCGAGGTCTCCGACGGCGAGTACACCATCAAGCAGACCACGCTTTACACGGCCCTCAAGCGCCTGGAGTCCACCGGCCTGGCGGCCTCCTACTCGGGAGTGTCCGACTCCGGCAAGTCCCGCACCTACTACCGCCTCACCTCCGAAGGCACCACCCACCTGACCGCCAAGGTCGCCGAGTGGGAGGACACCAAGACCCTCGTCGACCGCTTCGCGAAAGGATCCCACTGA
- a CDS encoding permease prefix domain 1-containing protein: MDTIETFLDNMFAPYPATPRLIEARSELRAMMEDAYNDAIAQGKTHNEAVGQVITDFGNLHELAPVLGIAQDIRPGGAPQTAPAGAPTTFAPNRPTTPAPVGQPSSWQGEQDDDDPFTNLVAGIYWPAAVVIYLLWSFIFDAWDISWILWPVAAVAFAIFATVRRYQRDRR; the protein is encoded by the coding sequence ATGGACACCATCGAGACCTTCCTCGACAACATGTTCGCCCCCTACCCCGCCACACCTCGCCTGATCGAGGCCCGCTCCGAGCTGCGCGCCATGATGGAGGACGCCTACAACGACGCCATTGCCCAGGGCAAGACCCACAATGAGGCGGTGGGGCAGGTCATCACTGACTTCGGCAACCTTCACGAGCTGGCCCCGGTCCTGGGGATTGCTCAGGACATCCGGCCCGGCGGTGCCCCGCAGACGGCTCCCGCGGGCGCCCCGACGACATTCGCCCCCAATCGTCCCACCACCCCCGCCCCTGTCGGCCAGCCGTCCTCCTGGCAGGGCGAGCAGGACGATGACGATCCCTTCACCAACCTCGTGGCCGGGATCTACTGGCCGGCCGCAGTGGTCATCTACCTGCTGTGGAGCTTCATCTTCGACGCCTGGGACATCTCCTGGATCCTCTGGCCGGTGGCCGCCGTCGCCTTCGCCATCTTCGCCACCGTGCGCCGCTACCAGCGCGATCGCCGGTGA
- a CDS encoding metallopeptidase family protein, with the protein MSHEHHQEPDRTREPRPGRMSQQEFEDVVGDALDRIPADLAEVMDNVVVLVQDEPDPEMLSEEDYDEAGLPTLLGLYDGVPLTERDEGWSMVLPDRILIFRGPLERWCTSREELEEEITVTVIHEVAHHFGIPDERLHELGWE; encoded by the coding sequence GTGAGCCACGAGCACCACCAGGAGCCGGACCGCACACGGGAACCGCGGCCGGGCAGAATGTCGCAGCAGGAGTTCGAGGACGTCGTCGGTGACGCCCTCGACCGGATCCCCGCCGACCTGGCCGAGGTGATGGACAACGTCGTCGTCCTCGTTCAGGACGAGCCCGATCCGGAGATGCTCTCCGAGGAGGACTATGACGAGGCCGGCCTGCCCACGCTCCTGGGGCTGTACGACGGCGTCCCCCTGACCGAGCGCGACGAGGGCTGGTCCATGGTGCTGCCCGACCGCATCCTCATCTTCCGCGGCCCCTTGGAGCGCTGGTGCACCAGCCGCGAGGAGCTGGAGGAGGAGATCACCGTGACCGTCATTCATGAGGTCGCCCACCACTTCGGCATCCCCGACGAGCGCCTCCACGAGCTGGGCTGGGAGTAG
- a CDS encoding glycoside hydrolase family 3 N-terminal domain-containing protein, whose protein sequence is MASMNDRYRPDTSDAGEPLAPGATGQSSPHHVSRRPVLLAAFLGAGSLAGCSLIPGSSSASSSSPSARPTTPKPAASSATPSPTAAASGTPSATATATTGALAGWSLEEKVGQLMMVGVDAQAPTQASAQAVETHHVGNIFIAGRTTAGSQATQKVISSFTSKVGPATTHATPMLVATDQEGGEVQVLSGSGFSDIPSALDQSAQPRDQLVASARTWGRELADAGVNMNLAPVVDLVDISRPTSNEPIGRWGREYGHDAATVSSQAGAFAEGMRASKVIPTYKHFPGLGRVKDNTDTSAGVVDSATNRLPDAAVGVFANAIAAGAQAIMVSSATYSLIDSSAPAVFSSKIVTDMLRREMGFSGVVITDDVSAAVQVQEVGAGDRAVRAIRAGCDLVLASADPTVVADMVKALIATAQSDPAFAARVDESATRVLNLKKSLQS, encoded by the coding sequence GTGGCCAGCATGAACGACCGTTATCGGCCTGACACTTCCGACGCCGGCGAGCCCCTCGCCCCCGGCGCCACCGGCCAGTCCTCGCCGCATCACGTGAGTCGGAGGCCAGTGCTCCTGGCGGCCTTCCTGGGCGCCGGATCCCTGGCGGGATGCTCCCTCATCCCCGGATCCTCATCGGCCAGTTCCTCCTCCCCCAGCGCGCGGCCGACGACTCCAAAGCCGGCTGCATCGAGCGCCACCCCCTCGCCCACCGCGGCTGCGAGCGGGACGCCGTCGGCCACCGCGACGGCCACCACCGGGGCGCTGGCAGGCTGGAGCCTGGAGGAGAAGGTCGGCCAGCTCATGATGGTCGGGGTGGACGCCCAGGCCCCCACGCAGGCCTCCGCCCAGGCCGTCGAGACCCACCACGTCGGCAACATCTTCATCGCCGGGCGCACCACGGCGGGCAGCCAGGCGACCCAGAAGGTCATCTCCTCCTTCACCTCCAAGGTCGGCCCGGCCACGACCCACGCCACCCCGATGCTCGTGGCCACCGACCAGGAGGGCGGCGAGGTCCAGGTCCTGTCCGGCTCGGGCTTCTCCGACATCCCCTCAGCGCTGGACCAGTCGGCCCAGCCGCGCGACCAGCTGGTGGCCTCGGCACGCACCTGGGGCAGGGAGCTGGCCGACGCCGGGGTCAACATGAACCTGGCCCCGGTGGTCGACCTGGTCGACATCTCCCGGCCGACCTCCAACGAGCCCATCGGCCGCTGGGGGCGCGAGTACGGACACGACGCCGCCACGGTCTCCTCCCAGGCCGGCGCCTTCGCCGAGGGGATGCGGGCCTCGAAGGTCATCCCCACCTACAAGCACTTCCCGGGACTGGGGCGGGTGAAGGACAACACGGACACCTCCGCGGGCGTCGTCGACTCCGCCACGAACCGCCTGCCCGACGCCGCCGTCGGCGTCTTCGCCAATGCCATCGCCGCCGGTGCGCAGGCCATCATGGTCTCCTCGGCGACGTACTCGCTCATCGACTCCTCGGCGCCTGCGGTCTTCTCCTCGAAGATCGTCACCGACATGCTGCGCAGGGAGATGGGCTTCTCCGGGGTGGTCATCACCGACGACGTCTCGGCCGCCGTCCAGGTGCAGGAGGTGGGTGCGGGCGATCGAGCGGTGCGGGCGATCCGGGCCGGCTGCGACCTCGTGCTGGCCTCGGCGGACCCGACGGTGGTCGCGGACATGGTCAAGGCCCTCATCGCCACCGCCCAGTCCGATCCGGCCTTCGCGGCGCGGGTGGACGAGTCGGCCACGCGGGTGCTGAACCTGAAGAAGAGCCTGCAGTCCTGA
- a CDS encoding zeta toxin family protein: MRCRGGPMSSEGRLNTSLQGDPSESALMTRVGESVESLVQQLARDHTLARVQEEGSLWNYLGKSISDAYMQRAQAEGVRGGRAIVMAGPPGAGKSRGVESVHEALGSERSAELGVDESNFITVDADDIKQLLLGFPVEGIDVDPALLAGAKEHWDHLIAVAAPDVLEDGRQLQRGELSTLVHPLSTALADGVRRDLIETQVDIKVEGTLRWMESPTVGQGPTLVRELEGAGYRQVSIVAVDTPSELCLEGARMRWEIPRSQGNAGARYTPPDAVLSCFEIGQDGGEISRCVKNAYSTHRLACQSQGLEEVNLFVAHRNPLIPTIVEHIDRSGHSEILSQGAPEMRVAPETTSPDLGVTPPGSSGLERVNQVLKGAVGGSEQSHPTVMVRVSGVEGSISVEPTGEGGVLTSEDITGALRRLGVRPTRNSPSRDSARKVRTQGEGAPRTSRVNRPKANPHPPQSEGRGNHGRSR, encoded by the coding sequence ATGAGATGCCGAGGCGGACCGATGTCTTCTGAGGGTCGTCTGAATACATCATTGCAGGGTGATCCCTCAGAGTCGGCGCTGATGACGAGGGTCGGGGAGTCGGTTGAGAGTCTTGTTCAGCAGCTTGCCCGCGACCACACATTGGCGAGAGTTCAAGAAGAAGGCTCTCTGTGGAACTACCTCGGAAAATCAATCAGTGACGCCTACATGCAACGTGCGCAGGCTGAAGGGGTGCGTGGCGGCAGGGCTATCGTGATGGCAGGCCCCCCGGGTGCGGGAAAAAGCCGTGGAGTAGAGTCTGTCCATGAAGCGCTAGGGTCGGAGCGAAGTGCTGAGCTGGGGGTCGACGAATCCAACTTCATCACTGTAGATGCCGATGACATCAAACAGCTCCTTCTGGGGTTCCCAGTCGAAGGAATCGACGTGGATCCGGCATTGTTGGCCGGAGCGAAAGAACACTGGGATCACCTCATCGCTGTCGCTGCCCCGGATGTCCTCGAGGATGGGAGGCAGTTGCAGCGGGGTGAGCTATCCACTTTGGTTCATCCGCTGTCCACCGCTCTTGCAGACGGGGTGCGCAGAGACCTGATTGAGACGCAGGTTGACATCAAGGTCGAAGGGACACTGAGATGGATGGAGAGCCCCACAGTCGGTCAAGGTCCCACGCTGGTTCGTGAACTTGAAGGAGCCGGATACCGGCAGGTTTCCATCGTGGCTGTGGATACCCCATCTGAACTATGCCTCGAGGGTGCTAGAATGCGATGGGAGATTCCTCGTTCCCAGGGTAATGCTGGTGCCCGGTATACTCCACCGGACGCGGTGCTGTCCTGCTTCGAGATAGGGCAGGACGGCGGCGAGATCTCACGATGCGTGAAGAACGCATATTCAACTCACCGGCTTGCTTGTCAGAGCCAGGGCCTTGAGGAAGTCAATCTTTTCGTTGCTCATCGGAACCCCCTGATCCCGACAATCGTCGAGCACATTGATCGCTCGGGGCACTCCGAAATTCTCTCCCAGGGAGCGCCGGAAATGCGGGTCGCGCCTGAAACTACTTCGCCAGACCTTGGGGTCACGCCTCCCGGCAGTTCTGGACTCGAGCGGGTCAACCAGGTCCTCAAAGGGGCGGTAGGTGGGTCTGAGCAGTCACATCCGACTGTCATGGTGCGAGTTTCCGGCGTGGAGGGCAGTATTTCTGTTGAGCCCACAGGAGAAGGGGGAGTGCTGACTTCCGAAGATATCACCGGCGCCTTGCGTCGTCTTGGTGTGAGGCCAACTCGAAACTCTCCGTCAAGGGACTCCGCCAGGAAGGTGAGGACTCAAGGGGAAGGCGCGCCTCGCACATCGAGAGTGAATCGTCCGAAGGCGAATCCTCATCCCCCTCAGTCTGAGGGAAGAGGTAACCATGGACGTTCGCGCTGA
- a CDS encoding GAD-like domain-containing protein encodes MGFVRDENLEWGPEWIEQQIQEGLLGYHDMPPLGVGRVVPEEYFEWFGGVFPESVLYIWRRFGFDGFGQGRSWITDPVEWAPVVDAWLEGIELPFPPQRWHCLTRTALGYMRLWGEISGPALKVDVIDGTIRPNSNEAEDMADPVLVERAGCMVFVLPLEDLYDDEVTGRPLAVEGIERLGVPGADEVFGFVPPLSFGGQVSGDRLSVQKAVPYLVGLAQSTPRYLGVDLMAAWGGAATQFLIDQGAIPNSTGTSDGPSAPDTVGDPDNQDGPGGSGGPAGSGGFGGGL; translated from the coding sequence ATGGGGTTTGTGAGGGATGAGAATCTTGAGTGGGGTCCGGAGTGGATTGAGCAGCAGATCCAGGAAGGGCTGCTGGGCTACCATGACATGCCTCCCTTGGGTGTGGGGCGTGTGGTGCCGGAGGAGTACTTTGAGTGGTTTGGGGGTGTGTTTCCTGAGTCGGTTCTGTATATCTGGAGGCGTTTCGGATTTGATGGCTTTGGGCAGGGGAGGTCGTGGATCACGGATCCTGTTGAGTGGGCGCCGGTGGTGGACGCCTGGCTGGAGGGCATCGAGCTGCCGTTCCCGCCCCAGCGCTGGCACTGCCTGACACGCACCGCCCTGGGGTACATGCGTCTGTGGGGGGAGATCTCCGGGCCCGCATTGAAGGTCGACGTCATCGACGGAACGATCAGACCGAACTCCAACGAGGCGGAGGATATGGCTGACCCGGTCCTGGTCGAACGCGCTGGTTGCATGGTGTTCGTCCTGCCGCTTGAGGATCTGTATGACGATGAGGTGACGGGTCGGCCTTTGGCTGTGGAGGGGATTGAGCGTCTGGGGGTGCCTGGGGCTGACGAGGTGTTCGGGTTTGTGCCGCCGTTGAGCTTTGGTGGTCAGGTCAGTGGGGATCGGTTGAGTGTGCAGAAGGCTGTGCCCTATCTGGTGGGGTTGGCGCAGTCCACGCCCAGGTACCTGGGGGTCGATCTCATGGCTGCCTGGGGCGGGGCGGCCACCCAGTTCCTCATCGACCAAGGAGCCATCCCCAACAGCACAGGCACGTCCGATGGCCCAAGCGCCCCCGATACCGTCGGCGACCCCGACAACCAGGATGGTCCTGGTGGTTCTGGTGGCCCTGCTGGTTCCGGTGGTTTTGGGGGTGGGTTGTGA
- a CDS encoding ABC transporter ATP-binding protein: protein MSSSTPVAASSVLTPHHPVDDPVVSARNLTKVYGRGSGAVTALDSVNVDIARARFTAIMGPSGSGKSTLMHCLAGLDSITSGEIMLDGDMVSSMSQRRLTRLRRERIGFIFQSFNLVPTLTAAENITLPLDIARKKVNPQRFDQVIDAVGLRERLSHRPAELSGGQVQRVACARALVGEPAVVFADEPTGNLDSVSTDQVLEILRRSVDDLGQSVVMVTHEPEAAAWADTVIFLRDGHVVAQLDEPDRDRVLDALRELSETEPAPAAAAPFTGSAVEGA, encoded by the coding sequence ATGAGTAGTTCCACCCCCGTCGCCGCATCCTCCGTCCTCACACCTCACCATCCGGTGGATGACCCCGTGGTCTCCGCACGCAACCTCACCAAGGTCTACGGCCGCGGATCGGGCGCTGTCACAGCGCTCGACTCCGTCAACGTCGACATCGCCCGCGCCCGCTTCACCGCCATCATGGGGCCATCCGGCTCCGGCAAGTCCACGCTCATGCACTGCCTGGCCGGCCTGGACTCGATCACCTCCGGGGAGATCATGCTCGACGGCGACATGGTCTCCTCCATGAGTCAGCGCCGCCTCACCCGCCTACGCCGCGAGCGCATCGGCTTCATCTTCCAGTCCTTCAACCTGGTCCCCACCCTCACGGCGGCGGAGAACATCACCCTGCCCCTGGATATCGCCCGCAAGAAGGTCAACCCGCAGCGCTTCGACCAGGTGATCGACGCCGTCGGCCTCAGGGAGCGCCTGTCCCACCGGCCGGCCGAGCTCTCCGGCGGCCAGGTCCAGCGCGTGGCCTGCGCCCGGGCGCTCGTGGGTGAGCCGGCGGTTGTCTTCGCCGATGAGCCCACCGGGAACCTGGACTCCGTCTCCACCGACCAGGTCCTGGAGATCCTGCGCCGCAGCGTCGACGACCTGGGGCAGTCGGTGGTCATGGTGACCCACGAGCCGGAGGCGGCCGCCTGGGCCGACACCGTCATCTTCCTGCGCGACGGACACGTCGTCGCCCAGCTGGACGAGCCCGACCGCGACCGGGTCCTGGACGCCCTGCGTGAGCTGAGCGAGACCGAGCCCGCCCCCGCAGCCGCCGCCCCGTTCACCGGCTCGGCCGTCGAGGGGGCTTGA
- a CDS encoding ABC transporter permease translates to MRRVAWRSVRAHAKQFFLTTFAVMLGVAFLSGTLALRASLSETFSKLVSSTATSDLYVQGPKIAADGDDSSSKSVPTQPIDSSLTEQIKQIDGVEAANPGVQMLGVLVGANDAPVTTTGAPTLFIPLYDNEKGLTWVQGHKPQGAGEITLESGALKNSGLKVGDKTHIVVQGSPTEVTVVGEFHYESSMASATVVGVDPNWLMPIAAPDGKVTTIAVDVAQGSSVNTVKSEITKVIPDGARVQPRAEVIKEQNQTIEKQLGFVQVFLLVFVVVAMFVGSFIIMNSFAMSVRQRVKEFALLRAVGASPGSVFGVVFLQAVVIGVVGSTLGVAAGAGLLAGLSALLDAAGMPLLEGTGLSGTIIAISLAVGLAVTVVGALLPAREAALTHPVEAMRGVSGSREKSLVLRTILGGLLLAAGAAAIAAAWVNADLTQRGLIMGLGAGGTVLGLLIVSPTLARPVVAVLGLPFRLLRPAGRLAVRNIVHNPRRTANTSGALMVGMALVCAGATLAASFQSSTSDEINKSLKADLVVQPATIGSLATRLSADKAKEIAAIDGVKETSSYSIYADSVTKPDGSQNATATVIVVDPATYPKAYDVSASAGSMKDLDATHVAAKKDEGLKLGDKVSVTGPTGSVEATVSAVVDPKGTGGNYYIAPELAAAVGSWNSPGTSTDPAHVLDSPQGMLLTLKEGTDLDTVRGKARDIVADTYQYAVRDAGEISDQVGQQINRMLAVLYGLLGLSIAIAILGIVNTLVLSVSERTREIGLMRAVGLGKAQLSGEIITESVLTSLYGTVLGGATGVVLAAALKEVLEDQGLTSLSIPWGQMVGMLVLSVVVGVIAALWPALRASRIPVLDAIATE, encoded by the coding sequence GTGAGACGAGTCGCCTGGCGCTCCGTGCGCGCCCACGCCAAACAGTTCTTCCTGACCACCTTCGCCGTCATGCTCGGGGTGGCGTTCCTGTCGGGCACGCTCGCCCTGCGTGCCTCCCTGTCGGAGACCTTCTCCAAGCTGGTCTCCTCCACCGCCACCTCGGACCTGTATGTCCAGGGCCCCAAGATCGCTGCCGACGGCGACGACAGCTCATCGAAGTCCGTACCCACCCAGCCCATCGACAGCTCCCTGACCGAGCAGATCAAGCAGATCGACGGCGTCGAGGCCGCCAATCCCGGCGTCCAGATGCTCGGGGTCCTCGTGGGTGCCAACGACGCCCCGGTGACCACCACCGGCGCCCCCACGCTCTTCATACCGCTGTATGACAACGAGAAGGGCCTGACCTGGGTCCAGGGTCACAAGCCTCAAGGGGCCGGTGAGATCACCCTGGAGTCCGGCGCCCTGAAGAACTCCGGCCTCAAGGTCGGGGACAAGACACACATCGTGGTGCAGGGCTCGCCCACCGAGGTCACCGTGGTCGGCGAGTTCCACTACGAGTCCTCCATGGCCAGCGCGACGGTCGTGGGCGTGGATCCGAACTGGCTCATGCCCATCGCCGCCCCGGACGGGAAGGTGACGACCATCGCCGTCGACGTCGCCCAGGGCTCCTCGGTGAACACCGTCAAGTCCGAGATCACCAAGGTCATTCCCGACGGCGCCCGGGTCCAGCCCCGCGCCGAGGTCATCAAGGAGCAGAACCAGACCATTGAGAAGCAGCTGGGCTTCGTTCAGGTCTTCCTGCTGGTCTTCGTCGTCGTCGCGATGTTCGTGGGCTCCTTCATCATCATGAACTCCTTCGCGATGAGCGTGCGTCAGCGGGTCAAGGAGTTCGCCCTCCTGCGGGCGGTCGGGGCCTCGCCGGGCTCGGTGTTCGGCGTGGTGTTCCTGCAGGCGGTCGTCATCGGCGTCGTCGGCTCCACCCTGGGCGTGGCCGCGGGAGCGGGGCTGCTGGCCGGGTTGTCCGCGCTGCTCGACGCCGCCGGCATGCCGCTGCTGGAGGGCACGGGCCTGAGCGGGACGATCATCGCGATCTCGCTGGCGGTGGGACTGGCCGTCACCGTCGTCGGCGCTCTGCTGCCGGCTCGGGAGGCGGCCCTGACCCACCCGGTCGAGGCCATGCGCGGCGTGTCGGGCTCCCGGGAGAAGTCCCTGGTGCTGCGCACGATCCTGGGCGGGCTGCTGCTGGCGGCCGGCGCGGCCGCGATCGCCGCCGCGTGGGTGAACGCGGACCTGACGCAGCGCGGCCTCATCATGGGGCTGGGCGCGGGCGGCACCGTCCTGGGACTGCTCATCGTCTCCCCGACCCTGGCCCGCCCAGTCGTAGCGGTGCTGGGACTACCCTTCCGACTGCTGCGGCCCGCCGGGCGCCTGGCAGTGCGCAACATCGTCCACAACCCGCGCCGCACGGCCAACACCTCCGGCGCCCTCATGGTAGGTATGGCCCTGGTGTGCGCCGGCGCCACGCTGGCCGCCTCCTTCCAGTCCTCGACCTCCGACGAGATCAACAAGTCCCTCAAGGCCGACCTCGTGGTCCAGCCGGCCACCATCGGCAGCCTGGCCACCCGGCTCTCGGCCGACAAGGCCAAGGAGATCGCCGCCATCGACGGGGTCAAGGAGACCTCCTCCTACTCCATCTACGCCGACTCCGTCACCAAGCCCGACGGCAGCCAGAACGCCACCGCCACCGTCATCGTCGTCGATCCCGCCACCTACCCCAAGGCCTACGACGTCTCCGCGAGCGCCGGGTCGATGAAGGATCTGGACGCCACCCACGTGGCCGCGAAGAAGGACGAGGGCCTCAAGCTCGGGGACAAGGTCTCCGTCACCGGCCCCACCGGGTCGGTTGAGGCCACGGTCAGCGCCGTCGTCGACCCGAAGGGAACCGGCGGGAACTACTACATCGCCCCCGAGCTGGCGGCCGCGGTGGGCTCCTGGAACTCCCCGGGCACCAGCACGGACCCGGCCCACGTCCTGGACTCGCCGCAAGGCATGCTCCTGACCCTCAAGGAGGGCACCGACCTCGACACGGTGCGGGGCAAGGCCCGTGACATCGTGGCTGACACCTACCAGTACGCGGTGCGCGACGCCGGCGAGATCTCCGACCAGGTCGGCCAGCAGATCAACCGGATGCTCGCCGTCCTCTACGGCCTGCTGGGGCTGAGCATCGCCATCGCCATCCTGGGCATCGTCAACACCCTGGTGCTCTCGGTCTCGGAGCGCACCCGGGAGATCGGGCTCATGCGCGCCGTCGGCCTGGGCAAGGCCCAGCTGTCCGGGGAGATCATCACCGAGTCGGTCCTCACCTCCCTGTACGGCACCGTGCTGGGCGGGGCGACCGGGGTGGTCCTGGCCGCCGCCCTCAAGGAGGTCCTGGAGGATCAGGGGCTGACGAGCCTCAGCATCCCCTGGGGCCAGATGGTGGGCATGCTCGTGCTCTCCGTGGTGGTCGGCGTCATCGCGGCCCTGTGGCCGGCGCTGCGCGCCTCCCGGATTCCCGTCCTGGACGCCATCGCCACCGAGTAA
- a CDS encoding ABC transporter ATP-binding protein, whose amino-acid sequence MTPDAPLPHPPSLGAGALLRWLLRRAAVPVTLATLAACTSNIIQAIVPAFLGQALDAGIENGLNGRVWGIGALLLVLFVVYAIGDTMMSYFGVTAWMRTAFDVDRLVGRQISATGKDLSRQVSTGEVATIIASDADYLGKFIEHLPALLGAAASFLVVAVLMLRTSVSLGLIVILGMPLVAAIVTLVIRPLQKRQAVQREAQSAVTTVTTDTVAGLRILRGIGGEDVFARRYRDASQELRRRGVEVASSQATLMTLQVLLPGLFAAIVVWVAARMAVAGSLTPGGLITFYGYTAYLSWPLWVFTSSVQDYTRAVVGARRLSRLLEVAPAAGSLVERLNLDPAAAHPVSGDLVDTGSGLRLKEGRMTALVCPDPQVSADLATRLGRFADAGPTVTLAGRPLTTMPLEQVRASVVVSGATAQLFTGTLREALDVRSGPDPQPAGLEDLLRAETERTTGADVDQQVRPQEREAPGDDRLIEAIGIADAGDVLTSLSEGLAGMITEKGRSLSGGQRQRVALARALLTEAPTLVLIEPTSALDSHTEARVAAQVHRARAGRTTVVVTASPLVLEACDEVVLLDSSGAELLRSTHRELMAMARDGHAQAADYRAVVSRAMGEDEEASC is encoded by the coding sequence ATGACCCCCGACGCCCCGCTGCCCCATCCCCCGTCCTTGGGTGCCGGGGCGCTTCTGCGCTGGCTGCTGCGCCGCGCCGCCGTCCCGGTCACCCTGGCGACCCTGGCGGCTTGCACCTCCAACATCATCCAGGCGATCGTGCCGGCCTTCCTGGGCCAGGCCCTGGACGCCGGCATCGAGAACGGCCTCAACGGCCGCGTCTGGGGCATTGGCGCGCTGCTGCTGGTGCTGTTCGTCGTGTACGCCATCGGGGACACGATGATGTCCTACTTCGGGGTGACGGCCTGGATGCGCACCGCCTTCGACGTCGACCGGCTCGTGGGCAGGCAGATCTCCGCCACCGGCAAGGACCTGTCCCGGCAGGTCTCCACCGGTGAGGTCGCCACCATCATCGCCTCCGACGCCGACTACCTGGGCAAGTTCATCGAGCACCTGCCGGCCCTGCTGGGGGCGGCGGCCAGCTTCCTCGTCGTGGCCGTCCTCATGCTGCGCACCTCGGTGAGCCTGGGGCTCATCGTCATCCTGGGCATGCCGCTGGTGGCGGCCATCGTCACCCTGGTCATCCGCCCCCTGCAGAAGCGCCAGGCCGTCCAGCGCGAGGCCCAGTCCGCGGTCACCACGGTCACCACGGACACGGTGGCCGGCCTGCGGATCCTGCGGGGCATCGGCGGGGAGGACGTCTTCGCCCGCCGCTACCGGGACGCCTCCCAGGAGCTGCGGCGCCGCGGCGTCGAGGTGGCCTCCTCGCAGGCCACTCTCATGACCCTCCAGGTGCTGCTGCCCGGGCTCTTCGCCGCGATCGTCGTGTGGGTGGCGGCGCGCATGGCCGTGGCCGGCAGCCTCACCCCCGGCGGGCTCATCACCTTCTACGGCTACACCGCCTACCTGTCCTGGCCGCTGTGGGTGTTCACCAGCTCCGTGCAGGACTACACCCGGGCCGTCGTCGGCGCCCGGCGCCTGAGCCGCCTGCTGGAGGTGGCGCCGGCCGCCGGCAGCCTCGTGGAGCGCCTCAACCTGGACCCGGCCGCCGCCCACCCCGTCAGCGGCGACCTGGTGGACACCGGCAGCGGCCTGCGCCTCAAGGAGGGCCGCATGACGGCCCTCGTGTGCCCCGACCCGCAGGTCTCCGCCGACCTGGCCACGCGCCTGGGGCGCTTCGCCGACGCCGGCCCCACCGTGACCCTGGCGGGCCGGCCACTGACCACCATGCCCCTGGAGCAGGTACGCGCCAGCGTCGTCGTCTCCGGCGCCACCGCCCAGCTCTTCACCGGGACCCTGCGTGAGGCCCTCGACGTGCGCAGCGGCCCCGACCCGCAGCCGGCGGGACTGGAGGACCTCCTGCGCGCCGAGACCGAGCGCACCACCGGGGCCGACGTCGACCAGCAGGTCCGCCCCCAGGAGCGCGAGGCCCCCGGCGACGACCGGCTCATCGAGGCCATCGGGATCGCCGACGCCGGTGATGTCCTGACCTCCCTGAGCGAGGGCCTGGCCGGGATGATTACCGAGAAGGGCCGGTCCCTGTCCGGTGGGCAGCGTCAGCGCGTGGCCCTGGCCCGGGCACTGCTGACCGAGGCACCCACGCTCGTGCTCATCGAACCGACCTCCGCCCTGGACTCCCACACCGAGGCCCGCGTGGCCGCCCAGGTACACCGGGCCCGCGCCGGGCGCACGACCGTCGTCGTCACCGCCTCACCGCTGGTCCTGGAGGCCTGCGACGAGGTCGTCCTCCTGGACTCCAGCGGGGCCGAGCTGCTGCGCTCCACGCACCGCGAGCTCATGGCGATGGCCCGCGACGGCCACGCGCAGGCAGCCGACTACCGCGCCGTCGTCTCGAGGGCCATGGGTGAGGATGAGGAGGCGAGCTGCTGA